Proteins from a single region of Lysinibacillus sp. JNUCC-52:
- a CDS encoding M15 family metallopeptidase, translating to MKKSRLPLIIGAVISVALIVSIFVVVNYKNSQVNVASDEEQPAAQKGKEDEPTKEQPKSPDKTSEPQEQPDENGYYPNQTIPTEPTYIDGVLLANKRYPLPSTFAPGESPEARQALNTMIAEAKQQGFNLVAFSGYRSYEYQTTLYNNYVKRDGQAAADRYSARPGFSEHQTGLAFDIGEVGKDDLWLTEEFGETPAGQWLFDNAAQFGFILRFPQNKEDITGYMYESWHYRYVGVEIAKKIKEQNLTLEEYLGVK from the coding sequence GTGAAAAAAAGTCGTTTACCACTTATTATTGGTGCTGTTATTTCTGTGGCATTAATTGTTTCTATTTTTGTAGTTGTAAACTATAAAAATAGCCAAGTAAATGTAGCATCTGACGAGGAACAACCAGCAGCACAAAAGGGCAAAGAAGATGAGCCAACAAAAGAACAACCAAAATCACCTGATAAAACATCTGAGCCTCAAGAGCAGCCAGATGAAAACGGCTATTACCCAAATCAAACGATACCAACAGAGCCTACTTATATTGATGGCGTTTTATTAGCAAATAAAAGATACCCACTACCATCAACATTTGCACCTGGTGAAAGTCCAGAGGCTCGTCAAGCGTTAAATACAATGATTGCAGAAGCGAAGCAACAAGGTTTTAACTTAGTAGCGTTTAGTGGATATCGTTCCTACGAGTATCAAACAACTTTGTATAATAACTATGTGAAGCGTGATGGTCAGGCTGCTGCAGACCGTTATAGTGCACGACCAGGTTTTTCAGAGCATCAAACAGGCTTAGCATTTGATATTGGTGAAGTTGGCAAAGATGATTTATGGCTGACTGAGGAGTTTGGAGAAACACCAGCTGGACAATGGCTATTTGATAATGCTGCACAATTCGGTTTCATTTTACGATTCCCACAAAACAAAGAAGACATTACAGGGTATATGTATGAATCATGGCATTACCGTTACGTAGGGGTCGAAATTGCTAAAAAAATTAAAGAACAAAATCTTACTTTAGAAGAATATTTAGGCGTGAAATAA